In the Aneurinibacillus soli genome, one interval contains:
- a CDS encoding SbcC/MukB-like Walker B domain-containing protein: MRPIHLKLAGINSFRDEQEVDFATLCEGGVFGIFGPTGSGKSSLLDAITLALYGKVERALGGTQGIMNQAEDQLSVAFTFELRSAEGAARYRVERRYKRTDDVKLRTATCRFIKIEEDGEKVLAGKERDVTQCVEDVLGLTVDDFTRAVVLPQGKFAEFLSLKGSERRQMLQRLFHLEQYGDGLNAKLKRRIAESRGKTAELAAEQQGLGDASSEAVQAAAERSKQAEVALVQAEEANTAADAAHEEGKRVWGQQAEYNEVKRRIVLHEADAERMDQLAEQLTRAEQAERVRPYYEERIRATRDAEVAQAEAKHARITLTEREVVCRQAEVEAQAARERQQAEEPGYMVRIEQLKQAEELEEEVIRLQTGMQKADAARIELQQQHVKAKELINSSEILRTKAITKQSNIQKQIQEKTVKHEKRQQIMQAVQEKYMLQTLQDQHTVAQQKHKDSEKRTAEAHGRAERVHSAWGDLQLRSREVLLDVQTLYNDIYSTHQDVRYIESLLMQLTSELRSAAVRETRRTLAIQLATELKEGEACPVCGSSHHLHPIQPATETRTVNTEKLIMELEDALLRARTVQHESHTFMYRLEQLAESLQETGEADSEMACARQSQNHTGMKLEPQADASANVEQLLVALTRTEEKLAQAKAQAETCEADGKQLASQRSRLKEQIVQAKTAYDVSVQQTAELQVKEQELHKQVEVSRLRWIERFGEWTPETVEPEAAQIAAWDAEVEQLRERLARSVPFIEEKEREIKAGQEKLTECDLELIRLETETAGMKANWDEKSNRLHQITGGVQAITQRQETEQELHHLRETVRIADERATEQQSSLREAEKRSSAAQQAEQLATARKAEAKQKWEAARLRTPFASEAEVAEAFTSEEKRIDWTQQLAAYRDTEKQLVNERHRLERLLDGRCMTEEEWKQLQEALQNTRAQVAEAAREQARAVRDLEDVEQRHTRWQTLEEERIRLQETLNRLNALQTVFRGNGFVEFIAEEQLMQVSQEASVRLGKLTRRRYAIEVDSSSGFVMRDDANGGVRRPVTTLSGGETFLTSLSLALALSAQIQLRGEYPLEFFFLDEGFGTLDQELLDTVITALEKLHTDRLSVGIISHVPELRARLPQRLIVTPAEPSGHGSTVHHEVL, encoded by the coding sequence ATGCGTCCGATTCATTTAAAGCTGGCCGGTATTAACAGCTTCCGGGACGAGCAGGAAGTTGATTTTGCTACGCTGTGCGAAGGTGGCGTGTTCGGGATTTTTGGCCCAACCGGAAGCGGTAAGTCTTCGCTCCTAGATGCCATCACCCTCGCCTTGTACGGAAAAGTAGAACGTGCCCTGGGTGGTACACAGGGGATTATGAATCAGGCAGAAGACCAGCTAAGTGTTGCGTTTACGTTCGAACTTAGGAGTGCGGAGGGCGCTGCGCGGTATCGAGTGGAGCGCCGCTATAAGCGGACGGATGATGTGAAGCTGCGGACCGCGACCTGCCGTTTCATCAAGATTGAGGAGGACGGGGAAAAAGTACTCGCCGGGAAAGAACGGGACGTCACTCAGTGTGTCGAAGACGTTCTCGGTTTGACGGTGGATGATTTTACCCGCGCAGTCGTGCTGCCACAGGGGAAATTTGCCGAGTTCCTTTCCCTTAAAGGCAGTGAGCGGCGGCAGATGCTGCAGCGCCTGTTTCATCTGGAGCAGTACGGGGACGGACTGAATGCGAAGCTGAAACGACGAATTGCGGAATCACGCGGGAAGACAGCTGAGCTGGCCGCTGAACAGCAGGGATTAGGCGACGCCTCTTCGGAAGCCGTACAGGCAGCAGCAGAACGAAGCAAGCAGGCTGAAGTCGCCCTCGTGCAGGCCGAAGAAGCGAACACAGCCGCAGACGCCGCGCATGAAGAAGGCAAGCGGGTCTGGGGGCAGCAGGCCGAATACAATGAGGTGAAACGCCGTATCGTATTGCATGAAGCGGATGCAGAACGAATGGATCAACTGGCGGAACAGCTCACGCGAGCCGAACAGGCAGAGCGGGTGCGTCCGTACTATGAGGAGCGTATTCGTGCGACACGCGATGCGGAAGTGGCGCAGGCAGAAGCGAAGCATGCCCGGATTACCCTGACAGAACGAGAAGTGGTATGCAGACAAGCAGAAGTAGAGGCACAGGCAGCGAGAGAGCGCCAGCAGGCCGAAGAGCCGGGCTATATGGTTCGCATCGAACAATTGAAGCAGGCTGAAGAACTGGAAGAAGAGGTTATCCGCTTGCAGACGGGAATGCAAAAAGCAGATGCCGCGCGCATCGAGCTACAGCAACAGCATGTAAAAGCAAAAGAATTAATAAACAGTTCGGAAATACTGCGCACTAAAGCAATAACCAAACAATCCAATATACAAAAACAAATCCAAGAAAAAACAGTTAAACATGAAAAACGTCAGCAAATTATGCAGGCTGTCCAGGAAAAATATATGCTGCAAACGCTACAAGATCAGCATACGGTCGCACAACAGAAGCATAAAGACAGTGAAAAGCGCACGGCAGAAGCACATGGCCGAGCAGAGCGAGTTCACAGTGCCTGGGGCGATTTGCAGCTACGCTCCCGGGAGGTGCTGCTCGATGTTCAGACGCTGTACAATGACATCTATAGTACGCATCAGGATGTGCGATATATCGAGTCGCTCCTTATGCAACTTACATCCGAACTTCGCAGCGCCGCTGTGCGGGAAACCAGACGTACTCTTGCAATACAGCTTGCGACAGAGCTGAAAGAGGGAGAGGCATGTCCGGTATGTGGATCATCGCATCACCTTCACCCTATCCAGCCAGCAACAGAAACGAGAACGGTGAATACCGAAAAACTGATTATGGAGCTGGAAGACGCGCTTTTGCGTGCCCGTACGGTACAACACGAAAGTCATACCTTTATGTATCGATTAGAACAACTGGCTGAAAGTTTGCAAGAAACAGGGGAAGCTGACAGTGAAATGGCTTGTGCTCGACAATCGCAGAACCATACGGGGATGAAGCTTGAACCGCAGGCCGATGCAAGTGCGAATGTGGAGCAGCTGCTTGTGGCACTTACCCGGACAGAGGAGAAGCTTGCACAGGCGAAAGCACAGGCAGAAACGTGTGAAGCAGACGGGAAACAACTCGCCAGCCAGCGCTCCCGTCTCAAGGAACAGATCGTGCAAGCGAAGACTGCATACGACGTAAGCGTCCAGCAAACAGCTGAGCTTCAAGTCAAAGAACAGGAGCTTCACAAACAGGTAGAAGTATCCCGTCTGCGATGGATTGAGCGATTCGGTGAATGGACACCGGAGACCGTTGAGCCGGAAGCAGCACAAATCGCGGCGTGGGATGCAGAAGTCGAACAGTTGCGCGAACGTCTGGCACGCAGCGTGCCATTTATTGAAGAGAAAGAACGAGAAATCAAAGCAGGGCAAGAGAAGCTTACGGAATGCGACCTGGAACTGATCCGACTGGAGACAGAGACGGCTGGGATGAAGGCGAACTGGGATGAAAAAAGCAACCGTCTGCATCAGATTACAGGTGGTGTGCAGGCGATTACACAGCGTCAAGAAACAGAACAGGAGCTGCATCACCTGCGAGAAACTGTACGAATTGCCGACGAGCGTGCGACAGAACAACAATCCAGCCTGCGTGAGGCCGAAAAACGAAGCAGCGCGGCACAACAAGCCGAGCAACTTGCGACTGCGCGTAAGGCGGAAGCCAAACAGAAATGGGAGGCTGCCCGTTTACGTACCCCATTTGCAAGTGAAGCGGAGGTAGCAGAAGCGTTTACGTCGGAAGAGAAGCGTATTGACTGGACACAGCAACTTGCAGCTTATCGGGATACAGAAAAGCAGCTCGTCAATGAGCGACACCGGCTGGAGAGGCTTCTTGACGGACGTTGCATGACAGAAGAGGAATGGAAACAGCTGCAAGAAGCGCTTCAGAACACCCGAGCCCAGGTAGCAGAAGCCGCCCGGGAGCAGGCACGTGCTGTGCGGGATCTCGAAGATGTGGAGCAGCGCCACACACGCTGGCAGACACTTGAAGAGGAGCGCATACGTCTGCAAGAAACGCTGAACCGTCTGAATGCCCTTCAGACTGTATTCCGTGGTAACGGATTCGTAGAGTTCATCGCAGAGGAACAGCTCATGCAAGTCAGTCAGGAAGCATCGGTCCGTCTTGGCAAACTGACACGCCGCCGCTACGCGATTGAAGTCGATTCGAGCAGCGGGTTTGTCATGCGGGATGATGCGAACGGTGGGGTACGACGTCCGGTGACAACATTGTCCGGCGGAGAAACCTTCCTGACGTCCTTATCACTTGCGCTCGCGCTGTCTGCCCAAATCCAGCTGCGCGGCGAATACCCGCTGGAATTTTTCTTCCTGGATGAAGGATTCGGGACACTAGATCAGGAACTGCTTGATACGGTTATTACTGCACTGGAGAAGCTTCATACAGATCGGCTGTCTGTCGGCATTATCAGTCATGTGCCCGAGCTGCGCGCCCGTTTGCCGCAACGCTTGATTGTTACGCCAGCAGAACCGTCCGGGCATGGAAGCACGGTACACCACGAAGTGCTATAA